The Onychomys torridus chromosome 9, mOncTor1.1, whole genome shotgun sequence genomic sequence TGGCAGGTATTATTTACTTATGTTATCTACTTCTGGATATTTATCTAGCAGTATTTTtggtaaaattttaattatttaaagttttaattattcTGTACTTAATATAGAAAGTCTTAGTGTAGGCATACAGCTGAATTATTTACTGGGGGAGGGCACAGTAATCTGGTGTCTGCTTACAGACATAAACTATAGTTCTTAATTGCTGATCTGATATCAGCAGCTCATGATGGAGACCAGGGGTTGAAAACTTGCTCATCTTTGTTCTGTCCTAGAGGAGAGGAGGTAGATTGGATCTGAAAATAAGGATTCCACAACAGCCATTGGCCTGTGAATCCCATTCATATATTCCAGGGAAAAGTCAGTTTAGTGGGAGAAAGTATGTCTATATTGACATTTCCATTTTAAACCCCCTCTCTGATGTAAGGTTCTGGAACCCGCCCACATGCCCAGAGCCTGATTTGGCTTGGACAGAGCATCCTAACCTGTGTGCCCAGGCTACCAGGGCGGGGGTATaggctgtgtgtatgtgctgtggcAGCTTTTGCCTGTGGTGTTCTGAGGAAATAGAATCCACCTGGAGAGCACCAGCAGGGTCTGTTGTGCTCAGACTGTTTACTGCTCTCTCTTAACTGACAGTCTGCAAAAGCCACTGCTGACCGGAAGTCTGCATCTAAACCCATCGGATTTGAAGGGGATCTCCGCGGCCAGTCCTCGGATCTTCCAGAAAGACTGCATCCCCAGGAGGTGGATTTGgcctcttcccagggagactgTTTGATGGCTGGCAATGACTCTGAGGAGGCCCTCACTGCACTGATGTCCAGGAAAACTGCCATCTCACTGTTTGAAGGAAAAGCCCTGGGCCTTGATAAGGCCATCCTGCACAGTGTAGACTGTTGCTGTAAGCACACCCCGTGGGCCAGTAGACAGAGCTAAGGTTAAGAGTTAAGTGAAGCGGTTGTCTTGATTGTGCAGGGCTCTGTGTTCTCTCCCTAACCGTCAGGCCCACGCTAGCCTTGCCTGGCAGGGGCCAGAAGCACAGTAATGTAGTGCAGTTGCTTCCTGGCCCCATAGCATGTGCACTGCCATGTATTCTAGTGCTAGTGACCAAGACTATCATACAGACCGTGAAATTACAACTCTGGTCGGTGCTGGAGTTGAACTGTAGAGTCCCAGCTGGGTTTCTGATTAAGATCCATAATGAGAATGTGTCATATGAGGGATGTGAAGGATGATTGGAGGGTTAACATTTAAATACCGGGGGTATTCTGGGCTGAGGAAGCCTGCAAAACCAGCATGGTTAGCCAGGGTAAGGCTAGAGACAGTCTAGGTTCCACACCACACAGGGACCCCCATAGGCTTCCTTGAAAAGTTTGGTTCTAATTCTAGAAGTAGTGGGATGGGAGGGGGGCAGCAGGTCTCTAGTCTGCAGTGTTGAAGGTGGATTTGCGGGGAGATCCTTGAGGCTGTTGGGTTGTCTAAGTGACAGCTAGTGGCTTGGCCATGTAGGTGGGTAAGTGGTAACATCACTGTCTTTTCAGCATCTGATGATACCAAGAAGAAGATGTACAGCTCTATCCTGGTTGTGGGAGGCGGGTTGATGTTCCATAAAGCTCAAGAATTTCTCCAGCACAGAATTCTCAACAAGATGCCACCTTCATTCAGGCGAATTATTGAAAATGTGGATGTGATCACGAGGCCTAAGGTACATTGTTTCCTCTTGCAGGTTGGACAGTACTCAAATGAAACCAGCATTGGTTACATCTAATGGTAATGCATGTCGAAGGTAAAATCTAAGGAGGCCGTGGCTTGTGACTGGGAGTTTTGAGGACttggagaaatgaaaaaaattacttttcataGGGTCACAAATATGGCAGGAGTTCTGGACTGGGTTtgatttcttttggtttggtgtttttgttctttaagattgatttttatgggtctctctcctctctcctctcctcccctcccctcccctccccttctctctctctctcccttccttcactCTCGTCTCCAGGGACTGGTCTctactcccttctctcctctcctctcccctcagtAAACCTCCCACATGGGCCCTGTTGTGTGGTGGGACTCCTTCCCGCCATTTTAAAGCTACAACATGTGGTGCCGTGACTCGGATAGGCTCTCCTGGCAGTCTGAGACATGCCGGGAACCTGGTCCGCCTGCAACAGACCTGCTTTCCCACCTAACAGATCGCTGGGACTCTCCACCCAACACCGACAATTGGTTCTGAAAGTTCCATGCTAACAGCTGAATTtgaagttttctcaggtcccccaaagaaGTCCTCCgggccagcaggaagcagtctcgagAACACATTGCCCTCATCCCCGCCTCACCTGCTACCcttttctaactcctcacctCTTATAATCCCCCTGTGTGTATTCCCTACCTTCCCTTATAAAAGTCAGGCTTTGccccccactttctctctctgtctgtctgtctgtctgtctctctctcctctgtctttctccctctctccctcctccccttcgctccccctctctctctcttccttcgcTCTGGGGAccagtctctgcccccttctctccccttctttcccctcccctcaataaaaaaaaaattgattttatgttatgtgtttaagtgttttgtctacatgtgtgtctgcgctcatgtgtgtacatggtgcctgcagaggccaaaagaggagatcagatctcctggaaatgaagttatagatggttatgatctggcatataggtgctgggaacagaactcagatcctctggaagggtGGTTATTAACCcatgagctgtctctctagccctgattTGGTTTGAGAtactcaaactcactgtgtagaccttgaattcctgatccttctgctactgcctcccaagtgtggggttAAGGAGTGTGCTGGCATGCCTGGCGTTGAAATTGGCTTTCCTCTTCTGGTCCCTGCTCTGCTTGGCTTTTATGGGACAGAAACTGTAGGTGGGTCAGGAGgttgcttctctctttccttgaCCAGAACTGgtccctttttctgtctctggCCATACATAGTAAGGAGCTGGTTTTGGTCCATGGGCTGGAGGTCTTCAAGGTCCTCCTCTTTTTGGCTTGAACTActtgggaaaaaaaacacaaagccaggAGTTTAGAAATAGGTCCTGTCTGTGTTTGGAACCCCTGGCAGTGTTGTGATATGTTTTCTTTGGAGGGAGGGGGGGGTTCTTCCTCTACTGATACTTCGTGTGCATGTGCCTGCCTGCAGGGCTTGTTTGTGGAGAGTGGCATCTTCAGTCTTAAAAACTGAGGAATTCTCATCAGCTGTAGCAGAGATGGGTATGTCCGTTAGTTCAATATTCTCTACCGGTGGTgctgccgggaattgaacccagagccttgtacatgtTAGGCAGATGCTCCACAGCTGGGGTACACCAGCCACTTTTCTGTTGTTTCACACAGATGTAAAACCTGATTGTTTTTTGTTGACTCAGCAGGGACCCCAACCCCTCTTGCAGAAACTGTCTTGCTCCTTTGCCGAAGTATCTTTTTCTTTCGCCAGGACATGGATCCCCGGCTGACTGCATGGAAAGGAGGGGCTGTGCTGGCGTGCTTGGACACCACACAGGAACTGTGGATTTACCAGCGAGAGTGGCAGCGCTTCGGCGTGCGGATGTTACGGGAGCGGGCTGCTTTTGTGTGGtgaacaccacaaccaaggctcTGGGCACAAACACTGAAAGAATagatgtattttaatttattgatgatGAAGCTTCACtttcctagaattaaatgaattCAACTTTATGTTAAAGTATGGCACTGATTTGAACAAATATGAACTTACTCTCTTAACCTTTCTTCAAGGTTTCATactgccccccaacccccatgggaaaccttgctGTCCAGCACTCTATCCTGGTGCAGCCACACGGGGTGCTAGGTGACTGCAGGAACTAGCTGTGGTGGTCACCTTTTCTCTAGCAGTCTTGGGATCTAAAGTGGTCTGTTTGGGTTCTCCTCTTGCCTCTctgtttcactgtgtgtgtgtgtgtgtgtgtgtgtgtgtgtgtgtgtgtgattgtttgattacaaagttttctgttttggggggttttttgttttgtttttttaacaaagtTGATTTACAAAGTACCCATTCGGAACTAGGTTTCCTGAGGGATTAGTATTTAAAGGCTGGGCTGGCTAGTTTTGTTACTGTTTCCTCTAGGGTAGGTTCAGGGAAAGAAACAACACAGTACCTGAATTGTTCCCTTCCTAAAGCTAAACAGacaaaatttaagaataatttaatcccagcacttgggaggcaaaggcaggctgatctccatgagttccaagccagcctgggctacagtgtaggtttaggatagccagggctcCACAAGGAACCACTCAACAGAAGAATAATTTAGAGTTGTTAGCCTGTATTGTGCAGGGAAAGCAGGTGGCTGCTGTAATTCATAACTAGCTTCATCTTTAAGCCTCTAGTTTACATTGTCCTGAAGAACCACGTAAAGGCTTTTGGGGTTCACTGTGATCAGCTGACTTCAATCTGCGAACATTCTGGAGAAAAGTTGAACTCAATAGAGCCAGCCCTACTGGTAGTGTGGGCCCTTAGGAAGCCTCTGAGCTGCAGCAAGGGAAAGAAAGGACATGGCGTAGACAAGGGCAGGGCAGGTCAAGGAACACTACCTGGGGCTATGACAcaggaaggcagggcaggtggAGCAAAATTGCTTAAGCCTGCCAGTAGATACCTGCTCCTCCCATCTCTATCACCAGAGTTGGCTTGGGGAGGATTGAGAGATTGTTAAAGTAGGGACAGATAAGACCTGGAAATAAGCATAGAATGTAGAAGTCTAAGATGGAGGAATTGCTGGGACTATAGGAGTCACCAGGtaaagctcagtggttagaacCAAGAGGAGTCCTCTGATGTAGGTTAGGACCAAGAGGGGACCACTGATGTAGCAAGGGTTAACCTGGTAATATCATTTGGGtatatactttgaaaatatatagtttgaaaattatctattcttttatgtttttgacCTAACTTATAGAATATGATTTTATGTTTCTGGGCTGTTGGAACAGAGTTTACAATCAGCTCCATGCTTTCAGAAGCATGATGTATCTGTGGTAATCATTCTCCACATGAGCATCTCTTACAGTGGTAGATGTTGATTCAGAGGAAGTTGGTTTCTGGTCCAAGTTGTGACAAAAGCTATATACATCTTCAGCACGTTTGTAAAGCATCTGACAGCTGTCTTACCAAGTAACAGCCTTGCCACACTAGGCACAGCCTCAGCCATCATGCTCACAAAGCTGGATGCAGGGAGTTTGCACTTCATGCAtcttttgggttttatttattcataagaCATATTAGAATGCATGATGTGGCCTTTTACATTGGCtcttttttgcttgctttttacgTTGATgcggattgaacccagggccttgtacatcaTATACAAATTCTCTGCCACTAAGCCACGCCCCAAAACAAGACCTTTGAGGCTAATGTGCAAACTTTCCctttatcctggaactcacagctcTGCCTGCGTCCCTCCAGAGCACTGTTATTTAAAATGCATACCACAGGGGCTTGGAAGAcagttcagtgtttaagagcactcagtgctcttccagaagacctgagttcagttcccagcacatgtCAGGCAGCtttcaaccatctgtaactccagctctaggggatttgatgccttTGACCTCTTCTGAGTGGATACTTATACTCTATGTTCATAcctacatgcagacacacacacctacacataattaaaaacatattttttaaagtgtttgccaccacacctgaccaaTTAcaaacctgtttttgtttttaaacaaggtttctcaattatgtagctctggctgttctagaactatgtagaccagactgactttgaactcagggatttctctgcctctgccttggagccctgggattaaaggcatgtgccaccatgcccagcctctagCTACATACATTTAACAGTCAACTACCTGAAACTGGATCACACCACAAAACAGATGATGCTGTATGAAGACTTACTAGACAAGTACATATGCTAACATGGATAATTTCTGTGGTTTTTACATTAAGAAAAAGCTGCTTCAAGACAATCAAGAGCTAGAAGACTCAAGATGTTACAGATCTGTGTGCTACTACTGcttgtactgttttttttttttttttttttgtgtttttttaaaaaataagatttatttacatTAGGGGGtgtggagagagagctcagtaggGAAGAGTgtttgttcttgcagaagatgctggtttgattcccagcatccacacggtggTTCACTCCtatctgtaactgtagttccaggggatccacccCCCTCTTCAgacctcaggcaccaggcatgcacattgtATACAGACATATTGCAAGCAAAACACTGATGTGTgtgcaataattttttaaatgtatatagtgTGCCTTTAGAAGCCAGAGAGTGGTATCagatccctctggaactggagttaagatggctgtgaactgccatgtgggtgctgggaactgatcccaggtcctctggaagagcgatcagtgctctaaacctctgagccatctctccagcccttggttgtttttaaagtaattgatttttaaaagatatattacatattacatgAAGAGAGCCAATTTCAGTGAATTAGTTTTGACTTGAACAGGAAACATGTAATAACCATGAACTCTGGGAACTAGAACAGTGGATGGGTAATTGGGCAAAAGACTGTCTGGGACAGTCTCGctctgtatctctggctggccttacactcaggagtcctcctgcctctgccacgtgagtgctgggattaaaggtgtgtgccaccatgtctggctggtgaagtGTTTTTATATTTACTGAAAAGCCACCTGTGAGGGACTAGGATGCATTTGaggggtagagcatttgtctagctGTACAACaccctaggttcagttcctagcgcttctacaataaaaacaaaggttGCCTGTCCAGAAGTTTGGCAAGGGAAGGTGCTATACAGATATCACTCAGTACAGTGGGGTCATACAGGACACATACACCAATGGGCCATTGGTCAGGCAAGATGTGTCCAGCTTATGTGTGTAATAGGCTTTTCCTCTTAGGGAGCTACTCAATTAGTGAGTGCTTCTCAAATGGATTATTCATTAACACATTAAAATGTTACAGGGCCAAACATTCCTGCATGCAGCACAGAGCATGGGCAGTGCAAGACAGGGCTCCTGACTGGGAAATGCCTTGTTATTTCATTGCCAGAATGTCTAGTTTGCAGTGAGAATCATTACTGGGCTTTGGGTGTAAATGTGATTGAGCTTCGTGAATTTAGCTTCCATTCATTAATGTCTCTAACTGTAATATAGGCATAAAACCTGCTAGTGACTAGCCTCAAGTTCTGACTCTGCAAACTCCATTTCTAAAGCAAGTTTTGTGATACGGTACTCCCTCCATGCAGCCTGTGGAGTAAGCTTCAGGGTCCTCACAAAGCTTCTTGTCACTGGAAGTGGTAAGACTAGGAGAGCGTCAGGGTCTCTCTTCTTCTGGGTGGACTACAACAGGGGACAGCCGCCATGGCAGGCTCGTGACCGTTTCTTCATTGACATGTTCCGTGTAGCTCTGAGCAGTTCTGTGTGGAAAGCTGTGGCGTCCTTCATGAGCCGATACTGGGGGCAGGCACTCAAAGCATTATAGTCGCCCTTGATGTCCGCCCCGCCGAGGTAGACCACCAGGTATTTGTGCAGGTGAGCCTGGGTGCTGAGATCACTACAAAAAAGGTTAAAGGCGAGGGGGAAAAGGTCCTGAGAATTCTCCCTGGCGCCGTCCTTGTTCTGGCGGCAGGCACTGTCACAGAGGCTGTGGGCATCACTGGAAAGAAGGAAGACCACTTTGTCTGCCACTTGCTTCTGGGTGGTAAGCCACTGCACTGGACCCATCTCGGCTATTTTCTTTGTCTGCCATCTTTCGAGGATGACCTCACTTCTGCAGTGGTTTTGAAGGAAGTCGGTGAAGCGACAGACGGTATGAGGGAAGCAAATCTCAGATGGGTAAACCACCAGGACTTTAATGAGGGGCAGCAGCATGTTGGTGGTAGGAAAGGAAGACTTGGAGCTCCTTTCTGTGGGGAGGAATTTTGTTAACTGAGTAGCAAATAGCAGGCCTTTCCAGTAGTCTAAACCATCCCCAATAAATGATCCCCACCAGAGAATGTCAGCCAGGATCAGGATTTGTTCCAGACAGAGGAATGATGGCCCTGATAGTTCCTTCAAATACCTCAAACACCGATGCTTAAATCTTAACAGCATTTTAGAAGATGGCTTTCTAAGCCCCCATTGGTAAATCGGACTTCATAGTATTTTCAGATAAACTCGAAGCAGCTGTACTTTGGCAGAGATGGGACCTCTACATGTCATATCAGGAGTTGGGTCAGCTCTGTGGTTTGTACTAGTTTCTACCTGCAGGTGGTAGAGTTTCTTCATATTGCTATAAATTAAGGCCACGCTGTGCTACTCAACAAGACTGTGTACAAAGGTACTGTAACCCTATAGCTAACACAGTGCCAACAGCATCCTGAAATGCAGGTATTCCTGAGATGAAAGTTCATGTGGCTTTCTTAGCTTAAAGCATGGAGTTAATCTTCGGCCATGACATAGAAGCAACTCACAGGGTACACTAAGAGGtcctttttgtggttttttgaaaTAGCTTCTcatatagctcaagctggccttgaacagtaATTAGTTgagggtgtccttgaactcctgatcccccttcctcttcctcccaagggCTAAGAGAGCAGGTTTATCCTACCACATCTAGCTATATTTCCTTTCCAGGCAGGAGGGATTTCAGAGTATCTTCAGAGTGACCACCCTTACCTTGTCTGCAGGTTAGGTAGATCCCAACTGCCAGGACCCATGtagccaccagcagcaccaggaTGAGTGGCAGCCAGCCTCCCAGCATGCTTCTATCTGCAGGAAACAGCTCAGTTACCCTTAGCAAGCAAAGCTACATTTGTCTTCTacttgtaaataatttttttaactcTCCTTGGTGGAAGTTTAGACCTTTTCAAACCAAGGGCTAGATCTTTAGGGGGTGTGCTGATTAAAGGTTCTTACCCAGTATCCAGGTcgctatcaaaaaaaaaaaaaaaaatcaattactgtgggctagagagatatcttggccattaaaggctaggctcacaaccaataaataaaagtattactgtgatgtgtgtgaatgcagcACACAtgtgccagagagagagagagagagagagagagagagagagagagagtcagaggacATCATTAGGGCATTTGTTCTCTACATCCCCCATGgtttccagggatcaaacccaggttgcAAATAATTCTCCCCATtgagtgatctctccagccctctccctaGATTTTCAGGGAATTAAGAGACATtctccaaactcaggtctccattcCTCAAGCACATAAGCATTTTCAGTGATAACCAGAGTTTAAcagtgtttttgtgtttgaagAACCTTTGTTCCTCAGGATGAACTTACATACCTAATGCACACAACAGCAGTGTGCCCACATAGAAGTCAAGCTATCTAAAGCTTGTCTGGCTGTTTTCATCTTTTGGCCCCACCCACCCATGGGCTAGTTTCAGAACGTTCTGTTTGTCCATTGTTAGCGAAAATAACTGACGCATCTCTAAATCCAGAGACATTTTCCAGAACATATACTCAGGCACCAGAGAGGCATCTTTGGGTGCCAATATTCCTGATTTGTTAACCAAATAAGATTCAGAGAGAGTTGGAATACCGTGAAATGCACACTTCCTCATGGACTCACACAGTCCTTTATTCTCAGTAACTCTTTCATAGCCTTGTGGTACTCTAAACAACCATTTTGTGCTCTTTTTTTTAACCCTTCTGTACATCCTGCTTTTGAAGATAGTGTCTTCACAAATAAAGCCTTTGTTCATACTTGGTTCTGAGATCTCTGGGGTAGCACAGACATTGTTCTGTCACACCAGTTCAGGGTACACAGGCAGGGACCTCTTAATGCTCCCCACGGACACAGTATAACCTGTTACATCTCATAGGGGCCCTGTGTGTCCTGAGCCTCTCTGCTCATCCTGTGGTACTGACTGGTACTTACTGTTAGCTGGAGCAGGGAAGGAAGCACTTGTCTCTGAACAAGGCACAACTATTCCCTGGCGTCGGATGCAGTCAGGGGCACAGGTGTGGAAATACGGAGTCAGCTGAGAAAAGGGGAGACACACAGCAGTGTTCATACTTCcaacacaaactttttttttttttttatgcttgcACCTCTTGGCATGGTCATCAACAATTTCCCCTTGTTTACACTCTGTAGCACACAAACCTAGTCTGGTGACTCCAGACCTAAATACCTGCCATGCCCTTGACCTTTGTGCTTGTAACTGACATAGTGTTTTCCTTATCTAAAAGGGCGGCTACATCCTAATAAACATACAATCTATCCCCAGGACAACAGTAGGTGAGTTCCCTGGCACTAGGAAAGTCCATGACTTCCTGAAAGGTGCAGTTGCAGTGTGCCAGGGTCTGCTTTCTGGGCCATCCTGAGCACTTCATGTTCCAGGGAGTGGAGGACAACTCTCGGGTGTGGTTGTGCTACACTGTGACCCTCCGCGTCATAAACTACAGGGACCTGACAGTACCTACTCTTCCAATTTCCTCTTTCCACCTGGGCCAGCTGAGGCTCCTAGATGAACAGTTCCTCTCCTAAGTTCAGACACTGACCTGGACTCCAGCCTTCCAGCTTCAACCCTTTGCAGCTTCACTTTTAAATTAATACTGAAGATTTGGGGAAATAAAATGACTGTCCGATCTCAGAATTACTCTGAAGATCtttaatagaaaatagaaataaaagcacTTTGGAAAGTCAGCAGCTCCTAATCCAAACAAAAGGCACCACAACTATAGAGTCAGCTTTTTGTCTCACCGCTGTAGACTAATAAGGAGTCCCTGGCAACACGGCTTGATGGGGGAGTGCTGGGCAGAGACTGGCCATCCTTAAAATGCATTCAGAGCGTGTGTGTCAGTTGTTGGATACTTACCTAGAATTCAAGAagtcctaggttcagtccctagctTCCCACGAACACATGCACATACGGAAAGCATCCATAGTAGAGGACACAGTTCTCCAGTGACCCTCCCTTCCCCCGGGGACTCACCTGAACCACGGCACCTTCACTCTCGCTGTCCACCAGAATGGCTACCGATGTCCGTGTCAGTTCGTTCTGGTGCAGATAAGTGAAACACAGTCATGCGCCCTAAGTCACAGGTGAGCACAGAGGCTGCCAGTGACGAAGCCATTGCTCCTAACTGACTTCTGATGCATCAGACTATGCACATAAGGACTCCCTTCAGAAGCCTAGAACTTCTGTCTTTAGTTGGTTTTAGATTTGTCTCCAGAATGCCTACAGAGGCCTGTTTCTGCTACATCAATCCAAGTAGCCTAATGTGCTTGGCCAACAGATAGCGCTGGGCTCTCTTGAAAGAAAACCTATTTGAAGGATTCTGAAGTGTCTGTACCTCAAGATTCTTGAAGCCAGAGGTTGGGGATGGGGTGGTCATAAGGGGGGAAGGGAAAGTACCTCCAGCACTTCAGAAACCCCCAATGGCATGTTCATGTTGCATAGAATGAAaacaccatatttatttccaaggGGATTAGTTGTAAAATTCACTTCAACcatcttcttgttcttcttaCAAGCAGTGATGTTTGGGTCCCACAGGCTTCCTACAAACAAATTGAGAGGGACCCACATGGGTGACCCGATAACCCCTCCCTTATCTGCATCCCCAAGGGGGCTTTACAGACACAAATCTAAATCCTTAGGCACACACCTAAGAGACAGGGACTCAACTATAGTATATCTTCCAACACTGTTCCTTGGATCACAAAGTACCTGATGTCCAAGAAAGTTTAGGGacaaccccccacccacccaccaaatACCGTTACTTTGCTAGAAATGGCTTCCTTGAGCTGGGAGTGGTAAGTACAGATCACAGTCTATGATACAATTCAATGCTCACCCTACATTTTGAGGTAAGGGAGCAAGG encodes the following:
- the Il17rb gene encoding interleukin-17 receptor B isoform X2 — translated: MLLVLLSLAAVCGSTAPREPTVQCGPETGPSPEWMVQHTLTPGDLRDLQVELVKTRVAPEDFSILMNISWILRADASIRLLKATKICVTGISNMQSYSCVRCDYTEAFQSQTRPSGGKWTFSYAGFPVEPSTLYFIGAHNIPNANMNEDSPSLSTNFTSPGCLDNVMKYKKQCIEAGSLWDPNITACKKNKKMVEVNFTTNPLGNKYGVFILCNMNMPLGVSEVLENELTRTSVAILVDSESEGAVVQLTPYFHTCAPDCIRRQGIVVPCSETSASFPAPANNRSMLGGWLPLILVLLVATWVLAVGIYLTCRQERSSKSSFPTTNMLLPLIKVLVVYPSEICFPHTVCRFTDFLQNHCRSEVILERWQTKKIAEMGPVQWLTTQKQVADKVVFLLSSDAHSLCDSACRQNKDGARENSQDLFPLAFNLFCSDLSTQAHLHKYLVVYLGGADIKGDYNALSACPQYRLMKDATAFHTELLRATRNMSMKKRSRACHGGCPLL
- the Il17rb gene encoding interleukin-17 receptor B isoform X1, which codes for MLLVLLSLAAVCGSTAPREPTVQCGPETGPSPEWMVQHTLTPGDLRDLQVELVKTRVAPEDFSILMNISWILRADASIRLLKATKICVTGISNMQSYSCVRCDYTEAFQSQTRPSGGKWTFSYAGFPVEPSTLYFIGAHNIPNANMNEDSPSLSTNFTSPGCLDNVMKYKKQCIEAGSLWDPNITACKKNKKMVEVNFTTNPLGNKYGVFILCNMNMPLGVSEVLENELTRTSVAILVDSESEGAVVQLTPYFHTCAPDCIRRQGIVVPCSETSASFPAPANTTWILDRSMLGGWLPLILVLLVATWVLAVGIYLTCRQERSSKSSFPTTNMLLPLIKVLVVYPSEICFPHTVCRFTDFLQNHCRSEVILERWQTKKIAEMGPVQWLTTQKQVADKVVFLLSSDAHSLCDSACRQNKDGARENSQDLFPLAFNLFCSDLSTQAHLHKYLVVYLGGADIKGDYNALSACPQYRLMKDATAFHTELLRATRNMSMKKRSRACHGGCPLL